From a region of the Pieris rapae chromosome 22, ilPieRapa1.1, whole genome shotgun sequence genome:
- the LOC110996561 gene encoding DNA repair protein complementing XP-C cells homolog, with translation MPTTRKKVTKTVYNENDSESDGDFSDSGSDAVISSASSSNEEEEQNSSADEFKNTKKQKRYSKVQTPRVKPHFTKSLLATIQKQSDNTENDNEAPLISVKDLTDADKLLPLLNLSESDSSDDEGPKIRTEKKTPKTMFSQIEDSDSESTKVEYKDVFSNLQDDSEEVARKTFLELEKHNTKIEEAKTSIQNYCIENSKKESNVEDLLALGGDVLPEEPVKSKKRTRKLKEDSESDMEDWEEVNESKLPTKDGIELFVDIPGACCRKSKKALDVEMMMKRKMNRVKKEQQLVIHKVHVLCWLGHGNFVSRVLNDQDILSAALSMVPSKECYPGQRVDMKYLEQITSWYHDKVILKQDKHENKLRTKAPPLKNILLEQIKKKVFSTKKYIVYVFVSMLRSLGLQCRVMFNFITVPIRPPNSELYSLSTKDKADNDKTEGNGNKTDKKGGKKECKKIKIPQLDGIYDESSCDSTDEMANITQLDGNDDVSPVKKRITRSQKSIQNKDVSPPKRARRTKEIEKPKDEPTEKPKRNVRKKKDQTAADGPPKIVVTNDENVSSQYFETAKPTVEISKRKRTRTAVATNVQETKPRTKSEPGTSINTSKYFDDNVKTRSRKKDDYQRISHRDLKKDIPKAKNDVKDDLVHILKSRVKEAKEETKRLKVKGKVKEESDESDYLAVESPKRRRSNSSDEFKPSKISPKPGTSRKVDRRVFSTDDESPQDKINVWCEVFVEELEQWVAVDVVRGKVHCVNEIYSKSTHPLTYAVGWDNNNYLKDLTRRYVPQWNTVTRKQRADTVWWNTAIKPWLGPKTARDREEDERLDQMQLEAPLPKVISEYKNHPLYALQRHLLKFEAIYPPDAAVLGYVRKEPVYARECVYVCRSRDTWLKEAKVVKLGEKPYKIVKARPKWDKLSNKMITDKPLEVFGPWQIQDYEPPTAENGIVPRNAYGNVELFKESMLPKGTVHIKLPALNRVAKKLNIDCAPAMTGFDFNGGYTHPVFDGFVVCKEFEEIITEAWVKDQEELEKREREKIESRVYGNWKRLIKGLFIKERLKAKYGFEEPSTSDNKKRKGPRFVTSKKV, from the exons ATGCCTACAACCAGGAAAAAGGTTACAAAAACTGTTTACAATGAAAACGATAGTGAGTCTGACGGAGATTTTAGTGATTCTGGATCCGATGCAGTTATATCTTCAGCATCTAGCTCCAATGAAGAGGAGGAACAAAATTCATCTGCTGATGAGTTTAAAAACACAAAGAAACAGAAACGGTATTCGAAAGTTCAGACTCCAAGAGTAAAAccacattttacaaaatcactTCTCGctacaatacaaaaacaatctGATAATACAGAAAATGATAATGAAGCTCCATTAATTTCTGTTAAGGATTTAACTGATGCCGATAAACTTCTACCCCTACTTAATCTCTCCGAAAGTG ATAGCAGTGATGATGAAGGGCCAAAAATTAGAACAGAGAAGAAAACTCCTAAAACAATGTTCTCACAAATTGAAGACTCAGACAGTGAGAGTACAAAGGTTGAATATAAAGAT GTTTTCTCAAATCTCCAAGATGACAGTGAGGAAGTGGCAAGAAAAACATTTCTAGAATTAGAGAAGCATAATACTAAAATTGAAGAGGCAAAAACATCAATTCAAAACTATTGTATAGAGAATAGCAAAAAAGAATCAAATGTGGAAGATCTTCTTGCTTTAGGTGGTGATGTTCTTCCAGAAGAACCTGTAAAATCTAAGAAAAGAACAAGGAAATTAAAAGAGGACAGTGAATCAGATATGGAAGATTGGGAGGAAGTTAAtg AAAGTAAACTCCCAACAAAGGATGGCATAGAGTTATTTGTGGACATTCCTGGTGCATGTTGCAGAAAATCAAAAAAGGCTTTAGATGTCGAGATGatgatgaaaagaaaaatgaataGAGTAAAGAAAGAACAACAGCTGGTTATACATAAAGTACATGTATTGTGTTGGCTCGGCCATGGTAATTTTGTTAGCAGAGTCTTAAATGATCAAGATATTTTATCTGCAGCACTTTCAATGGTTCCGTCCAAAGAATGCTACCCAGGGCAAAGGGTTGATATGAAGTATCTAGAACAAATAACTTCATGGTATCACGATAAAGTCATCCTAAAACAAGATAAACACGAAAACAAATTAAGGACTAAAGCACCTCCTTTAAAGAATATTCTCCttgaacaaattaaaaagaaagttttctcaacaaagaaatatattgtcTATGTATTTGTTTCTATGTTAAGATCTCTTGGCCTGCAATGCCGTgttatgttcaattttattactgtTCCAATAAGACCACCAAATTCAGAACTATACTCTTTATCCACAAAAGATAAAGCAGATAATGATAAAACTGAAGGAAATGGTAATAAGACAGATAAAAAAGGAGGAAAGaaagaatgtaaaaaaataaaaattccccAACTGGATGGTATTTATGATGAAAGTTCCTGTGATAGTACTGATGAAATGGCCAATATTACTCAATTAGATGGTAATGATGATGTCTCCCCAGTTAAAAAGAGGATCACAAGAAGCCaaaaaagtattcaaaatAAAGATGTTTCACCTCCTAAAAGAGCAAGAAGAActaaagaaattgaaaaacCGAAGGATGAACCTACAGAAAAGCCAAAGAGGAATgtaagaaaaaagaaagatcAGACAGCGGCAGATGGACCACCAAAAATAGTTGTCACAAATGATGAAAACGTCTCCAGCCAATATTTTGAAACTGCAAAACCAACAGTTGAAATATCTAAACGTAAACGAACAAGAACAGCAGTTGCAACAAACGTACAAGAAACAAAACCAAGAACTAAGAGCGAGCCGGGGACATCTATTAATACAAGCAAATATTTCGATGATAATGTAAAAACAAGATCAAGAAAAAAAGATGATTATCAAAGAATAAGTCATAGAGATTTAAAGAAGGATATACCGAAAGCTAAAAATGACGTAAAAGATGATTTGGTGCATATTTTAAAGAGTAGAGTCAAAGAAGCAAAGGAAGAAACAAAGAGGTTAAAAGTAAAAG GTAAAGTGAAAGAAGAATCAGACGAGAGTGATTATCTGGCAGTGGAATCTCCAAAACGAAGAAGATCTAATAGCAGTGATGAATTTAAACCGAGTAAAATAAGTCCAAAACCGGGGACAAGTCGTAAAGTGGATAGAAGAGTGTTCTCTACAGACGATGAAAGTCCTcaagataaaattaatgtatggtGCGAAGTGTTTGTAGAAGAATTGGAGCAATGGGTGGCGGTTGATGTTGTTAGGGGAAAGGTGCATTGCGTAAATGAGATTTAT agTAAAAGCACACATCCATTAACATACGCAGTCGGTTGGGATAATAACAACTATTTGAAAGATTTGACGCGCCGTTATGTGCCTCAGTGGAACACGGTAACACGAAAACAGCGCGCTGATACCGTTTGGTGGAATACAGCGATAAAGCCCTGGCTCGGACCGAAGACAGCAAGAGATAGAGAGGAAGATGAGAGATTGGATCAGATGCAGTTGGAAGCGCCTTTGCCGAAGGTGATTTCTGA GTACAAAAATCATCCGCTATACGCCCTACAACGCCATCTACTGAAATTCGAAGCGATCTATCCCCCCGATGCGGCCGTACTAGGTTACGTACGTAAGGAGCCCGTATACGCTCGTGAGTGCGTATACGTGTGCCGTTCGAGAGATACGTGGCTAAAGGAAGCCAAGGTTGTCAAATTGGGTGAGAAGCCTTATAAGATCGTTAAGGCCAGGCCCAAATGGGATAAg ctgtcaaataaaatgattactGATAAACCCCTGGAAGTGTTCGGGCCCTGGCAGATCCAAGATTATGAACCACCGACGGCTGAGAATGGGATAGTCCCCAGAAATGCATACGGAAATGTTGAATTATTCAAGGAATCTATGTTACCCAAGGGAACGGTGCATATTAAAT TGCCAGCTTTAAACAGAGTGGCGAAGAAACTAAACATAGATTGCGCCCCGGCTATGACGGGTTTCGATTTCAATGGCGGCTACACTCACCCAGTGTTCGATGGATTCGTTGTTTGCAAGGAGTTCGAGGAAATTATCACTGAAGCTTGGGTTAAG GACCAAGAAGAGTTAGAGAAGAgagaaagagaaaaaatagAGTCGCGTGTCTATGGTAATTGGAAGAGGCTCATTAAAGGGCTCTTTATTAAAGAGAGGCTTAAAGCTAAGTATGGCTTTGAAGAGCCGAGTACATCAGACAATAAGAAACGCAAAGGACCGCGATTCGTTACTTCTAAgaaggtttaa
- the LOC110996573 gene encoding selenoprotein F, with translation MIGSYLTVAFAVLLIHSCQAELSSEDCSSLGFIKSNLLCSSCDQLKDFSLDQLVEHCKQCCHQDESAPKEKKYARAILEVCTCKFPAYPQIQAFVKSDRPAKFPNLQIKYVRGLDPIIKLLDKDGIVKDTVAIEKWNTDSVEEFLNTHLVKEDDDDRGFLKTNLI, from the coding sequence ATGATTGGTTCATATTTAACAGTAGCCTTTGCAGTACTTTTAATACACAGTTGTCAGGCGGAATTATCAAGTGAAGATTGTTCATCTTTGGGATTCATTAAATCGAATCTACTGTGTTCCTCTTGTGATCAGTTAAAAGATTTCAGTTTGGACCAATTAGTTGAACACTGCAAGCAATGTTGTCACCAAGATGAATCGGCGCCTAAGGAGAAAAAGTACGCGCGAGCGATACTTGAAGTTTGTACGTGTAAATTCCCGGCGTATCCACAAATTCAGGCATTTGTTAAAAGTGATAGACCGGCCAAATTCCCTAATCTACAAATTAAGTATGTACGAGGCTTAGacccaattattaaattgttagaCAAAGATGGAATAGTCAAGGATACAGTTGCTATAGAAAAATGGAATACTGACTCTGTAGAGGAATTCTTGAATACTCATTTAGTTAAAGAAGATGATGACGATAGAGGATTTTTAAAGacaaatctaatttaa